One part of the Xylanimonas allomyrinae genome encodes these proteins:
- a CDS encoding fatty acid desaturase family protein, with amino-acid sequence MPPVTTVEEHVARLSAAPHTSSYGALSRTVREAGLLRRAYGYYLRIAGGLALAFAGAATGFVLLGDSWFQLLIAGALGVILTQCAFLAHEAAHRQVLASGPANDRVGRILANAVVGISYSWWMSKHSRHHANPNHVGKDPDVADDVIVFTEQAARERRGLLALVTRHQGWLFLPLLTLEGLNLHLTSVRSLMRRTGPPARAAELTTIGVRLALGTAVVLWWLPPGLAFAFLGVQLAVFGVYMGASFAPNHKGMALVPDGSHLDFLSKQVLTSRNIRGGAWTNALMGGLNHQVEHHLFPSMPRPHLPRARLLVREHCAAHAVPYTETSLLRSYAIVVGYLNRVGLAARDPFDCPTRQTLRGY; translated from the coding sequence ATGCCCCCCGTCACCACGGTCGAGGAGCACGTCGCTCGGCTCTCGGCGGCACCCCACACGAGCTCGTACGGCGCGTTGTCCCGCACCGTCCGCGAGGCGGGACTGCTGCGGCGCGCGTACGGCTACTACCTGCGGATCGCGGGAGGGCTCGCCCTCGCGTTCGCCGGCGCCGCCACCGGGTTCGTGCTGCTGGGCGACTCGTGGTTCCAGCTGCTGATCGCCGGCGCGCTCGGCGTGATCCTCACCCAGTGCGCGTTCCTCGCGCACGAGGCCGCCCACCGGCAGGTGCTCGCCTCCGGTCCCGCCAACGACCGCGTCGGGCGCATCCTCGCCAACGCCGTCGTCGGCATCAGCTACTCGTGGTGGATGTCGAAGCACTCCCGCCACCACGCCAACCCGAACCACGTCGGCAAAGACCCGGACGTCGCCGACGACGTCATCGTCTTCACCGAGCAGGCCGCGCGCGAGCGCCGCGGGCTGCTCGCTCTCGTCACCCGCCACCAGGGCTGGCTGTTCCTCCCGCTCCTCACGCTCGAAGGGCTCAACCTCCACCTGACGTCGGTGCGGTCGCTGATGCGGCGCACCGGCCCGCCCGCGCGGGCAGCCGAGCTGACGACCATCGGCGTCCGGCTCGCGCTGGGGACCGCCGTCGTGCTCTGGTGGCTGCCGCCCGGCCTGGCGTTCGCGTTCCTCGGCGTGCAGCTCGCCGTCTTCGGCGTGTACATGGGCGCCTCCTTCGCACCCAACCACAAGGGCATGGCACTGGTCCCCGACGGCAGCCACCTCGACTTCCTGTCCAAGCAGGTGCTCACCTCACGCAACATCCGCGGCGGCGCCTGGACGAACGCCCTCATGGGCGGCCTCAACCACCAGGTCGAGCACCACCTGTTCCCCAGCATGCCCCGCCCGCACCTGCCCCGCGCCCGGCTGCTCGTGCGCGAGCACTGCGCCGCCCACGCCGTGCCCTACACCGAGACGAGCCTGCTGCGGTCGTACGCGATCGTCGTCGGCTACCTGAACCGCGTCGGCCTCGCGGCCCGCGACCCGTTCGACTGCCCGACGCGGCAGACCCTGCGGGGGTACTGA
- a CDS encoding Gfo/Idh/MocA family oxidoreductase, with protein sequence MNSSVRVGLIGAGRAGRIHGRAIAADVVGAELVAVCDASHEVAEQSARELGADLWATDYQRLLEAPEVDAVVVVTPTRLHRDIVVEAAARGKHVLCEKPMAITVAECEEMNAAAAAAGVRLQIGFMRRFDASFRRAKEAIESGAIGDVVVVKSHTRGPSVPHEWMYDLRASNGPLAEVSSHDIDTLRWLTGSEAVTLQAFAGNFRSEAARSEYPDFYDAVLMNVQLRSGALGNIEGQQGVRYGYDAHVDVVGTHGSVQVGSLRGNSTVVSTADAGMRADIVPSWRDLFQQAYVAQDQSFIDAIRAERDPEVTGEDGLRAVAMVAAGNESIRTGRRVALDAQED encoded by the coding sequence ATGAACAGCAGCGTGCGTGTCGGACTCATCGGCGCAGGCCGAGCGGGCAGGATCCACGGCCGTGCCATCGCGGCCGACGTCGTGGGCGCCGAGCTGGTCGCCGTCTGCGACGCGTCGCACGAGGTGGCCGAGCAGTCGGCGAGAGAGCTTGGCGCCGACCTCTGGGCGACCGACTACCAACGGTTGCTCGAAGCTCCCGAGGTGGATGCCGTCGTCGTGGTCACCCCGACCCGGCTGCACCGCGACATCGTGGTCGAGGCGGCCGCGCGCGGCAAGCACGTCCTGTGCGAGAAGCCGATGGCCATCACCGTCGCGGAGTGCGAGGAGATGAACGCAGCCGCGGCCGCCGCAGGAGTCCGGCTCCAGATCGGCTTCATGCGTCGCTTCGACGCGAGCTTCCGCCGTGCCAAGGAGGCCATCGAGTCGGGAGCCATCGGCGACGTGGTGGTGGTCAAGTCCCACACCCGCGGCCCGAGCGTCCCGCACGAGTGGATGTACGACCTGCGCGCGAGCAACGGCCCGCTCGCCGAGGTGAGCAGTCACGACATCGACACCCTGCGGTGGCTCACCGGCAGCGAGGCCGTCACGCTGCAGGCCTTCGCCGGCAACTTCCGCAGCGAGGCCGCGCGGTCCGAGTACCCGGACTTCTACGACGCCGTGCTGATGAACGTGCAGCTGCGCAGCGGTGCGCTGGGCAACATCGAGGGCCAGCAAGGCGTTCGGTACGGGTATGACGCGCACGTCGACGTCGTGGGGACGCACGGAAGCGTCCAGGTGGGGAGCCTGCGCGGCAACTCGACCGTCGTCAGCACGGCCGACGCCGGCATGCGTGCCGACATCGTGCCGAGCTGGCGAGACCTGTTCCAGCAGGCCTATGTCGCCCAGGACCAGAGCTTCATCGACGCGATCCGAGCCGAACGCGACCCCGAGGTCACCGGCGAGGACGGCCTCCGCGCGGTCGCGATGGTCGCGGCCGGCAACGAGTCCATCCGAACGGGACGCCGTGTCGCCCTCGACGCCCAGGAGGACTGA
- a CDS encoding GntR family transcriptional regulator has translation MSERIDRSSPLPFYFQLKEGIRASITDRGLRPGDRIEGDHELCALYGVSRTVVRQALAELETEGVIERVKGRGTFVAQPKTSEGLVQSLTGLFEDVAARGGHLRSAVRRVDLVPADERVADELGLQHGEPVIEIERLRFVDEEPWVLTVTHIPQALAPGLVHDDLTETSLYAILETKYGVTLAHGRRTVEAVAAKSSIAASLGVPEGAPVLLLRSVSFDADGRPVESFVAYHRGDRSRFEVELARSPRGPSRPMAQHVK, from the coding sequence ATGAGCGAACGCATCGATCGATCGTCGCCGCTGCCGTTCTACTTCCAGCTCAAAGAAGGCATTCGCGCGAGCATCACGGATCGCGGCCTGCGCCCAGGCGACAGGATCGAAGGAGACCACGAGCTCTGCGCCCTGTACGGAGTCTCCCGGACCGTGGTCCGCCAGGCGCTGGCGGAGCTGGAGACCGAAGGTGTGATCGAGCGCGTCAAGGGACGCGGCACGTTCGTCGCACAGCCGAAGACCTCCGAAGGTCTGGTCCAGTCGCTCACCGGCTTGTTCGAGGACGTGGCGGCGCGAGGCGGGCACCTGCGCAGCGCGGTTCGTCGCGTCGACCTCGTCCCCGCCGACGAGAGAGTGGCAGATGAGCTCGGGCTCCAGCACGGCGAACCCGTGATCGAGATCGAACGCCTGCGGTTCGTCGACGAGGAACCGTGGGTGCTGACCGTGACGCACATCCCGCAGGCGCTCGCGCCGGGCCTCGTCCACGACGACCTGACCGAGACGTCGCTCTACGCGATCCTCGAGACGAAGTACGGCGTGACGTTGGCCCACGGGCGGCGGACCGTCGAGGCGGTCGCCGCCAAGTCGAGCATCGCGGCGAGCCTCGGAGTTCCCGAGGGTGCGCCGGTGCTCCTGCTCCGCTCCGTCAGCTTCGACGCCGACGGCCGTCCGGTCGAGTCCTTCGTGGCGTACCACCGCGGCGATCGAAGCCGGTTCGAAGTCGAGCTGGCACGCTCCCCACGGGGGCCCTCACGCCCCATGGCGCAGCACGTCAAGTAG
- a CDS encoding PTS sugar transporter subunit IIA, whose translation MTTAGGHAALITPDLVLLGATADDRDTAIRVAASRLSRAGRLTDEHAYVQAVLEREAATSTAVGFGIATPHAKTDAVARTSIAVLRLSTAVRWSGEDDVDLVVQLAVTEADRSDEHLRILAALARRLVHADFRAQLRGTPTAQGVVDLLDGI comes from the coding sequence GTGACGACGGCCGGAGGCCACGCCGCGCTCATCACGCCGGACCTCGTGCTGCTCGGCGCGACGGCGGACGACCGTGACACCGCGATCAGGGTCGCCGCGAGCCGACTGAGCCGCGCGGGGCGGCTCACCGACGAGCACGCCTATGTGCAGGCGGTGCTCGAGCGTGAGGCCGCCACGTCGACGGCCGTCGGGTTCGGGATCGCGACTCCGCACGCCAAGACCGACGCCGTTGCCCGCACCTCGATCGCCGTCCTCCGGCTCTCGACGGCCGTGAGGTGGTCGGGCGAGGACGACGTCGATCTCGTCGTCCAGCTCGCCGTCACCGAGGCCGACCGAAGCGACGAGCACCTGCGGATCCTTGCCGCGCTGGCACGGCGGCTCGTCCATGCCGACTTCCGGGCGCAGCTGCGCGGCACACCGACCGCGCAAGGCGTCGTCGACCTGCTCGACGGCATCTGA
- a CDS encoding LapA family protein encodes MATAPTPPLADATNGTPLRPVAGRRTAPHVTRTTTHPEKAPRSRAGALWLGVCIAALLLVALIVFMLQNTQPVLVSFLGMQGDVPLAVALLVAGVGVGVIAVIIGSVRITQLRRRLHRRP; translated from the coding sequence ATGGCCACCGCCCCCACCCCGCCGCTGGCCGACGCGACCAACGGCACCCCGCTCAGGCCCGTCGCCGGGAGACGCACGGCACCTCACGTCACGCGGACGACCACCCACCCCGAGAAGGCCCCGCGCAGCCGGGCCGGCGCGCTCTGGCTCGGGGTGTGCATCGCGGCCCTGCTCCTGGTCGCCCTCATCGTCTTCATGCTCCAGAACACCCAGCCGGTCCTCGTCTCGTTCCTGGGCATGCAGGGCGACGTCCCGCTCGCCGTCGCGCTCCTGGTGGCCGGCGTCGGAGTCGGTGTGATCGCCGTGATCATCGGCAGCGTCCGCATCACCCAGCTGCGACGACGCCTCCACCGACGCCCGTAG
- the deoC gene encoding deoxyribose-phosphate aldolase: MDINNTLGVFDPDTITESQLCSTFDHTLLAAFAQREGFERLCREASDNGFAMVAVNSGQTALCRELLAGSSVRVGAAIGFPLGQTTTDVKVLETERAIADGAGEIDYVIDVGKVKDGDFASVQAEMERIVGVCRPHGVLSKVIFENCYLERSEIVRLAEIARQVRPDFIKTSTGFGPSGATVEDVRRMKATVGADVKVKAAGGIRTWERCAAMLGAGAERIGTSSALRILDEFRTQRGKQ, translated from the coding sequence ATGGACATCAACAACACGCTCGGGGTCTTCGATCCCGACACCATCACCGAAAGTCAGCTCTGCTCCACCTTCGACCACACGCTGCTCGCCGCGTTCGCCCAGCGCGAGGGGTTCGAGCGGTTGTGCCGCGAGGCGTCCGACAACGGGTTCGCCATGGTGGCGGTCAACTCCGGGCAGACCGCGCTGTGCCGTGAGCTTCTCGCCGGGAGCAGCGTCCGCGTGGGAGCCGCCATCGGGTTTCCCCTGGGGCAGACGACAACCGACGTCAAGGTGCTCGAGACCGAGCGGGCGATCGCCGACGGCGCAGGCGAGATCGACTACGTGATCGACGTCGGCAAGGTGAAAGACGGCGACTTCGCGTCGGTGCAGGCAGAGATGGAGCGGATCGTCGGCGTGTGCCGGCCCCACGGCGTGCTGTCGAAGGTGATCTTCGAGAACTGCTACCTCGAGCGCTCCGAGATCGTGAGGCTTGCCGAGATCGCCAGGCAGGTGCGCCCGGACTTCATCAAGACATCCACCGGGTTCGGGCCGTCCGGCGCCACCGTCGAGGACGTGAGGCGGATGAAGGCGACCGTCGGTGCGGACGTCAAGGTCAAGGCGGCCGGCGGAATCCGCACGTGGGAGAGGTGCGCGGCGATGCTCGGTGCCGGCGCGGAGCGCATCGGCACGAGCAGCGCCCTGCGGATCCTCGACGAGTTCCGGACGCAGAGGGGAAAGCAGTGA
- a CDS encoding alcohol dehydrogenase catalytic domain-containing protein, whose amino-acid sequence MEDNGPLMRAARLYGPGDIRVTEVGRPRPGPGEILLRTTAASLCGSDLRMIANGYRGVDVDHPLTLGHEFAGTIAEVGPGVVGYEVGQSVAVAPNYGCGRCEWCVRGMTHLCPVYEAFGITIDGAFAEFVLVPAGPVAQGNLLVLQPDTAPETAALYEPLSCVVNGQDVIGVGVDDVVLVVGAGPIGLMHAFLARARGAARVMLTDLSAERVAACVRLGSFIEAVPAQEAMVGSVLSHTGGRGVDVAITAAPSAAAQAAVVEAMATNGRVLYFGGLPKSAGRVQVDTNTIHYRQLRVCGSARASVAQYRTAAAVAQGGAVPLPPMISKVFPLAEFSGAVAFAGAGQGIKTVISYD is encoded by the coding sequence ATGGAGGACAACGGACCGCTGATGCGGGCGGCGCGCCTGTACGGCCCGGGCGACATTCGGGTGACGGAGGTGGGCAGGCCTCGTCCGGGGCCGGGCGAGATCCTCCTGCGCACGACCGCGGCGTCCCTGTGCGGCTCCGACCTGCGCATGATCGCCAACGGATACCGCGGCGTCGACGTGGACCATCCCCTCACGCTGGGGCACGAGTTCGCCGGCACGATCGCCGAGGTCGGGCCCGGGGTGGTGGGGTACGAGGTCGGGCAGTCCGTCGCGGTGGCGCCCAACTATGGGTGCGGGCGATGCGAGTGGTGTGTGCGGGGCATGACGCACCTGTGCCCGGTCTACGAGGCCTTCGGCATCACGATCGACGGCGCGTTCGCGGAGTTCGTGCTGGTTCCCGCGGGTCCGGTCGCGCAAGGCAACCTGCTCGTGCTGCAACCGGACACCGCCCCGGAGACGGCGGCGCTCTACGAGCCGTTGTCCTGCGTCGTCAACGGCCAAGACGTGATCGGTGTGGGTGTCGACGACGTCGTCCTGGTCGTCGGCGCGGGTCCGATCGGGCTGATGCACGCCTTCCTGGCGCGAGCCCGCGGCGCGGCTCGCGTCATGCTCACCGACCTGTCCGCCGAGCGCGTCGCGGCCTGCGTCCGGCTCGGGTCCTTCATCGAGGCGGTCCCCGCACAGGAGGCGATGGTCGGATCGGTGCTGTCGCACACGGGCGGGCGCGGTGTCGACGTCGCGATCACGGCGGCGCCCTCCGCGGCCGCGCAGGCCGCCGTCGTCGAGGCGATGGCGACCAACGGTCGCGTCCTGTACTTCGGGGGGCTGCCGAAGTCGGCCGGCAGGGTTCAGGTCGACACGAACACCATTCACTATCGGCAGCTGCGGGTCTGTGGGTCGGCGCGCGCGAGCGTGGCGCAGTACAGGACTGCCGCGGCCGTCGCACAGGGCGGCGCCGTCCCGTTGCCGCCCATGATCTCGAAGGTCTTCCCGCTGGCCGAGTTCTCGGGTGCCGTCGCGTTCGCCGGCGCGGGCCAGGGCATCAAGACGGTCATCTCGTACGACTGA
- a CDS encoding DUF6221 family protein: MTLSAFLTARLDEDEARAVAEELRRGSGALDETHAGEVERTFTPARLKAEVDAKRRLLRLAYEATGLDMDKDLERAVNAREDSGVAFVGERMLQALALPYADHPDYDEAWRP, translated from the coding sequence GTGACTCTGAGCGCCTTCCTGACCGCCCGCCTGGACGAGGACGAAGCGCGGGCTGTGGCCGAGGAGCTCCGGCGCGGCTCAGGAGCACTGGACGAGACTCACGCAGGCGAGGTCGAGCGGACGTTCACCCCGGCGCGCCTGAAGGCCGAGGTCGACGCGAAGCGCCGGCTGCTGCGCCTCGCGTACGAGGCGACGGGCCTCGACATGGACAAGGACCTCGAGCGTGCCGTCAATGCCCGGGAGGACAGCGGAGTGGCGTTCGTGGGGGAGCGCATGCTCCAGGCGCTGGCGCTGCCGTACGCCGACCACCCGGACTACGACGAGGCGTGGCGGCCCTGA
- a CDS encoding fatty acid desaturase family protein — MSASSERPALTSERTRTAPTRRDTSRDYSVLAKIVRDCGLHRRRYAYYWTRLVATVTAFGLTWAAIVLVGDSWWQLLLAGALAVILAQLAFLGHDSSHRQVFRSHRWNDWTGRILANVFVGLSHTWWTAKHNAHHEAPNREGHDPDIAPGLIAFTPAAMAVRHGWRRWFARRQGWFFLPLLALEGLNLHVASVRTVLGRGPVTHRAVEVPVLLTRLALNVAVLVILLPPAIAAAFLAVQLGLFGVLLGGAFAPNHKGMPIVPADADVDFLRRQVLMSRNIRGGIVVDFLMGGLNRQIEHHLFPSMPRPSLRRAQPLVREYCSTLGVTYTEVGFFASYRIVVGYLNDVEHRARDPFSCPLAARLGR; from the coding sequence GTGTCCGCTTCGAGTGAGCGCCCGGCGCTGACCAGCGAGAGGACGCGGACTGCTCCCACCCGCAGGGACACGAGCCGCGACTACTCCGTCCTGGCGAAGATCGTGCGCGACTGCGGGCTGCACCGCCGGCGTTACGCGTACTACTGGACGCGGCTGGTCGCCACCGTCACCGCCTTCGGCCTGACCTGGGCGGCGATCGTGCTCGTCGGGGACTCGTGGTGGCAGCTCCTGCTCGCCGGAGCGCTCGCGGTGATCCTGGCCCAGCTCGCGTTCCTGGGGCACGACAGCTCGCACCGTCAGGTCTTCCGGTCGCACCGGTGGAACGACTGGACGGGCCGCATCCTGGCGAACGTCTTCGTCGGCCTGAGCCACACCTGGTGGACGGCCAAGCACAACGCCCACCACGAGGCGCCGAACCGGGAGGGCCACGACCCGGACATCGCGCCCGGGCTCATCGCGTTCACCCCGGCGGCCATGGCCGTCCGGCACGGATGGCGGCGCTGGTTCGCGCGCCGTCAAGGCTGGTTCTTCCTCCCGCTGCTGGCCCTCGAAGGGCTCAACCTCCACGTGGCGAGCGTGCGGACCGTGCTCGGCCGGGGCCCGGTGACCCACCGCGCGGTGGAGGTCCCCGTCCTGCTGACCCGTCTCGCCCTGAACGTCGCCGTGCTCGTGATCCTGCTCCCGCCCGCCATCGCCGCTGCGTTCCTCGCGGTGCAGCTCGGACTGTTCGGCGTGCTCCTGGGCGGGGCCTTCGCCCCCAACCACAAGGGCATGCCCATCGTCCCGGCGGACGCGGACGTCGACTTCCTGCGCCGGCAGGTGCTCATGTCACGCAACATCCGCGGCGGCATCGTCGTCGACTTCCTCATGGGCGGGCTCAACCGGCAGATCGAGCACCACCTGTTCCCGAGCATGCCCCGACCCAGCCTGCGGCGCGCCCAGCCGCTCGTGCGCGAGTACTGCTCGACCCTGGGCGTCACCTACACCGAGGTCGGCTTCTTCGCGTCCTACCGGATCGTCGTCGGCTACCTCAACGACGTCGAGCACCGCGCGCGCGACCCGTTCTCCTGCCCACTGGCGGCACGGCTCGGGCGGTGA
- a CDS encoding choice-of-anchor M domain-containing protein has translation MRTSSKRRTGAAAIVAALALAVVPASARAAGGDLTDPQRFDTGHIDLFNLSLNDDGTVRLNLKEDVTGSHVHRAPESVELVVKEQAHLTDLPATHLPPGAPTSLYYLPLTQDQNLVWPGWDTLEIASRYGAGADTDIVVSAVDGPGQVYLWSTGAFGDVRQLLADGWTLPGTVHQDATAHAHANWGFTAPGTYRLTAKATVTSEDGSRTATSNAATYTFVVGSPGGEPTGEPTGEPTGEPTSEPTGEPTSPPTGEPTGQPGQPPATTTLTVTGVGGHYHTGDVAGLTAEQSTHVSDRHRWFTRTAADGQWQQVEGADTDRYGFVVTATHQVKVAVYDDHDQLVAESEPVDILVDDHGNTPVLGPEIEATLPVTEGALVVSVSPEGKKATLSDLTLNATATRYTSTGTITGITVTDTRADNLGWSATGRVRGLVAVDGGAIDGANVGWTPRVVSTTGGAVAGKAVLPGFAHGTGIRGWSQLGSARAGSSIGTSVLGADLAIDAPLSTTPGTYTGLVLLAVI, from the coding sequence ATGCGAACCTCGTCCAAGCGACGAACGGGAGCCGCCGCGATCGTCGCGGCCCTCGCCCTCGCCGTCGTCCCGGCCTCCGCGCGTGCCGCGGGCGGTGACCTGACGGACCCGCAGCGGTTCGACACCGGCCACATCGACCTGTTCAACCTGTCCCTCAACGACGACGGCACCGTGCGGCTCAACCTCAAGGAGGACGTCACGGGCTCGCACGTCCACCGGGCGCCCGAGTCGGTGGAGCTGGTCGTCAAGGAGCAGGCGCACCTGACCGACCTGCCCGCCACGCACCTGCCGCCCGGCGCCCCGACCTCGCTGTACTACCTGCCGCTCACCCAGGACCAGAACCTCGTGTGGCCCGGCTGGGACACCCTGGAGATCGCGTCGCGCTACGGCGCGGGCGCCGACACGGACATCGTCGTCTCGGCGGTCGACGGGCCGGGCCAGGTGTACCTGTGGTCCACGGGCGCGTTCGGCGACGTGCGCCAGCTCCTGGCGGACGGGTGGACGCTGCCCGGCACCGTCCACCAGGACGCCACGGCGCACGCGCACGCCAACTGGGGCTTCACCGCTCCCGGCACGTACCGGCTGACGGCGAAGGCCACGGTGACCAGCGAAGACGGCTCCCGCACCGCGACGTCGAACGCGGCGACGTACACGTTCGTCGTCGGCTCACCCGGCGGCGAGCCGACCGGTGAGCCCACCGGCGAGCCGACCGGTGAGCCCACCAGTGAGCCGACCGGTGAGCCCACCAGCCCGCCCACCGGCGAGCCCACCGGCCAGCCCGGGCAGCCGCCCGCCACGACCACGCTCACCGTCACGGGCGTCGGCGGCCACTACCACACCGGCGACGTCGCCGGCCTGACGGCCGAGCAGTCCACCCACGTCTCCGACCGCCACCGCTGGTTCACCCGCACCGCGGCCGACGGGCAGTGGCAGCAGGTCGAGGGAGCCGACACGGACCGGTACGGGTTCGTCGTCACGGCCACGCACCAGGTCAAGGTCGCCGTCTACGACGACCACGACCAGCTCGTCGCCGAGTCGGAGCCCGTCGACATCCTCGTCGACGACCACGGCAACACCCCGGTCCTGGGGCCCGAGATCGAGGCGACGCTCCCGGTGACCGAGGGCGCGCTCGTCGTGTCCGTCTCGCCCGAGGGGAAGAAGGCCACGCTGTCCGACCTCACCCTCAACGCCACGGCCACCCGGTACACCTCGACCGGCACCATCACGGGCATCACCGTGACCGACACGCGCGCCGACAACCTCGGCTGGTCGGCCACCGGCCGCGTGCGCGGCCTGGTCGCCGTCGACGGTGGGGCCATCGACGGCGCCAACGTCGGCTGGACGCCGCGCGTCGTGTCCACGACGGGCGGCGCGGTCGCCGGGAAGGCGGTCCTGCCCGGGTTCGCCCACGGGACCGGCATCAGGGGCTGGAGCCAGCTCGGCTCGGCCCGGGCCGGGTCGTCCATCGGCACGTCGGTGCTCGGCGCCGACCTGGCGATCGACGCCCCCCTGTCCACCACGCCCGGCACGTACACCGGCCTGGTGCTGCTCGCCGTCATCTGA
- a CDS encoding PTS fructose transporter subunit IIC: MAAEALQAAAAEKGISLRVETQGSIGAEHVLTAQEIADADAVLIAANATVNKDRFIGKRLYDTNVEDGIRRPGEILDRALATVDVYGPDATESGPATPGAAHDPARTGGGRGFGGAYRHLMTGVSYMIPLVVAGGISIALSFAFGGIHAEGAVASAFGTIGSSAFGLMFAVLSGFIAFSIADRPALAAGLIGGFIANSLTAGFLGAVVTGFLAGYVVLAMKKWIKMPSGLSGLLPVLVIPLISSVIVGLVMIFALGKPLTALNSSLSGWLNSISGTNGAILGLILGAMMAIDMAGPIGKAAYFFGVATLTSLSAGQTSLIMAAVMAAGMVPPLAMSLATVIAKSRFTKEERQAGETAWLLGLSFITEGAIPFAAADPLRVLPSVSIGSAVTGALSMLFGCGLAVPHGGLFVLPIPGAISRLPLFLVAIAAGTVLAAVVVSVIKPVRTPAPVPAAV; the protein is encoded by the coding sequence ATGGCGGCCGAGGCCTTGCAGGCGGCAGCCGCGGAGAAAGGGATCTCGCTGCGGGTCGAGACGCAGGGCAGCATCGGCGCTGAACACGTGCTGACCGCGCAGGAGATTGCCGATGCGGACGCCGTGCTCATTGCGGCCAACGCCACGGTCAACAAGGACCGGTTCATCGGGAAGCGGCTCTACGACACCAATGTCGAAGACGGTATCCGGCGGCCCGGAGAAATCCTCGACAGAGCGTTGGCGACCGTCGACGTCTACGGCCCGGATGCCACCGAGAGCGGGCCGGCGACGCCGGGGGCGGCGCACGATCCCGCGCGCACCGGTGGTGGCCGGGGGTTCGGCGGGGCATACCGCCACCTCATGACGGGCGTCTCCTACATGATCCCGTTGGTCGTCGCCGGCGGAATCAGCATCGCGCTCTCCTTCGCGTTCGGCGGGATCCATGCGGAAGGGGCGGTCGCGAGCGCCTTCGGGACCATCGGATCGAGCGCGTTCGGGCTCATGTTCGCCGTGCTGTCGGGGTTCATCGCGTTCTCCATCGCCGACAGGCCCGCCCTGGCGGCCGGCCTCATCGGCGGGTTCATCGCGAACTCCCTGACAGCCGGGTTCCTCGGTGCTGTCGTCACCGGCTTCCTCGCCGGCTACGTCGTGCTGGCCATGAAGAAGTGGATCAAGATGCCCAGCGGATTGTCCGGGCTGCTGCCCGTCCTCGTCATTCCGTTGATCTCGTCGGTCATCGTGGGGCTGGTCATGATCTTCGCCCTCGGCAAGCCGCTGACGGCGCTCAACAGTTCTCTGAGCGGCTGGCTCAACTCGATCTCGGGAACGAACGGTGCCATTCTTGGGCTCATACTGGGAGCGATGATGGCTATCGACATGGCGGGTCCGATCGGCAAGGCCGCGTACTTCTTCGGCGTCGCCACGCTCACGTCGCTCTCGGCCGGACAGACGTCGCTGATCATGGCCGCCGTCATGGCGGCCGGAATGGTTCCGCCGCTCGCGATGTCGTTGGCCACCGTGATTGCCAAGAGTCGCTTCACCAAAGAGGAGCGTCAGGCCGGAGAAACCGCTTGGCTCCTGGGGCTGTCGTTCATCACCGAGGGCGCGATCCCGTTCGCCGCCGCCGACCCGCTGCGGGTGCTTCCCTCGGTGTCCATCGGCTCGGCCGTGACCGGCGCGCTGTCGATGCTCTTCGGTTGCGGTCTGGCCGTGCCCCACGGCGGGCTGTTCGTCCTGCCGATCCCAGGTGCCATCTCCCGGCTTCCGCTGTTCCTGGTCGCCATCGCTGCCGGCACCGTTCTCGCGGCCGTGGTCGTCTCCGTCATCAAGCCGGTCCGGACCCCTGCGCCCGTGCCCGCTGCGGTGTAG